The proteins below are encoded in one region of Flavobacterium nackdongense:
- the metK gene encoding methionine adenosyltransferase, protein MAYLFTSESVSEGHPDKVADQISDALIDNFLAFDPESKVACETLVTTGQVILAGEVKSNTYLDVQTIARDVIKKIGYTKSEYMFEANSCGVLSAIHEQSADINQGVDRANKEDQGAGDQGMMFGYATNETENYMPLALDIAHALLIELANVRRENTEITYLRPDAKSQVTLEYSDDNKPQRIDAIVISTQHDDFAPEAEMLAKIKTDLVSVLIPRIKLKYPQYAHLFNDKITYHINPTGKFVIGGPHGDTGLTGRKIIVDTYGGKGAHGGGAFSGKDPSKVDRSAAYATRHIAKNLVAAGVADEILVQVSYAIGVAQPMGIFVETYGTSKVNLTNGEIAKKVEAIFDMRPYFIEQRLKLRNPIYSETAAYGHMGRTPETVTKTFSAPGGETKTVTVELFTWEKLDFVDEVKAAFGL, encoded by the coding sequence ATGGCTTATTTATTTACGTCAGAATCAGTGAGTGAAGGACATCCAGACAAAGTAGCTGATCAAATTTCGGACGCATTAATTGATAATTTCTTGGCATTTGACCCGGAGTCGAAAGTAGCTTGTGAAACTTTAGTTACCACTGGGCAAGTCATTCTTGCTGGTGAAGTAAAATCGAACACCTATTTAGACGTTCAAACTATTGCCAGAGATGTCATCAAAAAAATTGGATATACGAAAAGCGAATATATGTTTGAAGCCAATTCTTGTGGTGTTCTTTCAGCAATTCACGAACAATCTGCTGATATTAATCAAGGTGTAGACAGAGCCAATAAAGAAGACCAAGGCGCGGGTGACCAAGGAATGATGTTTGGTTACGCTACTAATGAAACTGAAAACTATATGCCATTGGCCTTAGATATTGCTCACGCTTTATTGATCGAATTGGCTAATGTACGAAGGGAAAATACGGAAATCACCTATTTGCGTCCTGATGCAAAATCACAAGTAACTTTGGAATACTCTGACGATAACAAACCGCAACGAATTGATGCGATTGTTATTTCGACTCAACACGATGATTTTGCGCCGGAAGCTGAAATGTTGGCCAAAATCAAAACGGATTTGGTTTCTGTTTTGATTCCAAGAATTAAACTAAAATACCCGCAGTACGCACACTTATTCAATGATAAAATCACCTACCATATTAACCCAACCGGGAAATTCGTAATTGGCGGACCTCACGGCGATACCGGATTGACAGGAAGAAAAATTATTGTGGATACCTATGGAGGAAAAGGCGCTCACGGTGGTGGTGCTTTCTCCGGAAAAGATCCAAGTAAAGTAGATAGAAGTGCTGCTTATGCTACGCGTCACATTGCTAAAAACCTTGTTGCAGCTGGTGTCGCCGACGAGATTTTGGTTCAAGTTTCATATGCTATTGGTGTGGCACAACCTATGGGTATTTTTGTTGAAACTTACGGAACATCGAAAGTGAATTTGACCAATGGTGAAATTGCTAAAAAAGTAGAAGCTATTTTTGATATGCGTCCTTATTTTATAGAGCAACGATTGAAATTGAGAAATCCTATTTACAGCGAAACCGCCGCTTACGGACATATGGGAAGAACACCAGAAACGGTAACCAAAACTTTTTCTGCTCCGGGTGGAGAAACAAAAACAGTTACTGTTGAATTGTTTACTTGGGAAAAATTAGATTTTGTTGATGAAGTGAAGGCTGCTTTTGGATTGTAA
- a CDS encoding O-acetylhomoserine aminocarboxypropyltransferase/cysteine synthase family protein, whose product MSTQKFATNALHAGHDTTKTAGTRAVPIYQTSSYVFNNSDHAANLFGLAEAGFIYTRLNNPTNDILEQRLAALEGGIAAVVTASGTAAIATSLLVMLKTGDHIVASNSLYGGTYNLLSATLPRLGITTTFVDPSDASNFTKAANENTKVFFAESLGNPKLDVLDLKAIAAEAKAFKVPFIVDNTVATPYLLNPIEHGANIVIHSLTKYISGNGTSLGGVVIDAGTFDWSSGRFPEFTESSPSYHGLIYHEALGAAAFIAKFRIEGLRDFGAALSPFNAFQIIQGLETLEVRVKKHSENGLELAKWLENQEQVAWVNYPGLQSSKYHNLATQYLPKGQNGLLTFGLKGGFEAAKKVADETKIFSLLANIGDTKSLIIHPASTTHQQLTDAEQVATGVTKDLIRLSVGLEDIEDLKADLKAVFENLEV is encoded by the coding sequence ATGAGTACACAAAAATTCGCAACAAACGCTTTACACGCAGGGCACGACACGACTAAAACAGCAGGAACTAGAGCGGTACCTATTTATCAAACTAGTTCGTATGTATTTAATAATTCGGATCACGCGGCCAATTTATTTGGACTTGCCGAAGCGGGATTTATATACACCAGATTAAATAATCCGACGAATGATATCTTGGAGCAACGTTTAGCCGCGCTCGAAGGCGGAATTGCTGCAGTAGTAACCGCATCTGGAACTGCTGCCATTGCCACCTCGTTATTGGTAATGTTGAAAACAGGGGATCATATTGTAGCGTCCAATAGTTTATACGGCGGGACGTATAATTTATTGAGTGCCACGCTACCGCGATTGGGAATCACAACAACGTTCGTAGATCCATCCGATGCCAGTAATTTTACCAAAGCTGCCAATGAAAATACTAAAGTGTTTTTCGCAGAAAGTTTAGGAAATCCAAAATTAGATGTTTTGGATTTGAAAGCGATTGCAGCCGAAGCCAAGGCATTTAAAGTCCCATTTATTGTGGACAATACAGTGGCTACACCCTATTTGTTAAACCCAATCGAGCACGGTGCAAATATTGTAATTCATTCCTTGACCAAATACATTTCAGGAAATGGAACCTCACTCGGAGGAGTGGTTATTGATGCGGGAACCTTTGATTGGAGCAGCGGAAGATTTCCTGAATTTACGGAATCCTCGCCAAGCTATCACGGTTTGATTTATCACGAAGCTTTGGGAGCTGCCGCTTTTATTGCCAAATTCAGAATCGAAGGTTTGCGGGATTTTGGTGCAGCTTTGAGCCCATTCAACGCTTTTCAGATTATTCAAGGATTAGAAACCTTAGAAGTTCGCGTCAAGAAGCACAGTGAAAATGGCTTGGAATTAGCAAAATGGTTAGAAAATCAAGAGCAAGTCGCTTGGGTCAATTATCCGGGTTTACAGTCCAGTAAATATCACAATTTGGCAACACAGTATTTACCTAAAGGGCAAAACGGATTGCTAACTTTCGGCCTGAAAGGAGGCTTCGAAGCAGCCAAGAAAGTAGCCGATGAAACCAAGATTTTTTCGCTCTTGGCCAACATTGGAGACACCAAATCTTTGATTATTCATCCAGCGAGTACCACGCATCAGCAGTTGACAGATGCAGAGCAGGTCGCCACAGGAGTTACCAAGGATTTAATTAGACTCTCGGTTGGACTCGAAGATATTGAAGATTTAAAGGCGGATTTAAAAGCCGTATTCGAAAATTTAGAAGTATAA